A stretch of Pseudomonas sp. LRP2-20 DNA encodes these proteins:
- a CDS encoding alpha/beta hydrolase: MHLQTGTQQRSKWQFDEPAPGRELFIDELFENYRQQARLLVPDIERAPPVFVLGGARSDYTRLNPLIYRLQAAGIGSLTGNLSGHSHASEPGAVAPSLAINLEEAQRFHAHIANRCRTLIGHSLGAAIALKLAARLPQVENIVLICPAVYPDEAHQAPFGPAFTAAISKPYGFMNSDSYAFLQQFRGRVLMVIGEFDGLNSQRFGKAPGTSAGNLRLAGRDRYSPIPEEVTQALMRAVSAERLQCLFLTDCDHGIAAHLRTAPAIADQVANAVEAFILDGS, translated from the coding sequence ATGCACTTGCAAACGGGCACTCAGCAGCGTTCGAAATGGCAGTTCGACGAACCCGCTCCGGGACGGGAGCTGTTCATCGACGAACTGTTTGAAAACTACCGCCAGCAAGCCCGCTTGCTGGTGCCTGATATCGAGCGCGCACCTCCAGTATTCGTACTGGGTGGCGCACGCTCGGACTACACCCGGCTCAACCCTCTGATCTATCGACTGCAAGCCGCCGGGATCGGCTCGCTGACAGGCAACCTGTCCGGGCACAGCCATGCCAGCGAACCAGGGGCAGTGGCACCGTCATTGGCTATCAACCTTGAAGAGGCCCAGCGCTTTCACGCCCATATCGCAAACCGATGCCGCACGCTCATTGGCCATAGCCTGGGCGCCGCCATCGCCCTGAAGCTTGCGGCGCGCTTGCCGCAGGTTGAAAACATCGTGCTGATCTGCCCGGCAGTCTATCCAGACGAAGCTCACCAGGCGCCGTTCGGCCCGGCATTTACGGCGGCCATCAGCAAGCCCTATGGGTTTATGAACAGCGACAGTTACGCCTTCCTCCAACAGTTCCGAGGCAGAGTGCTGATGGTGATCGGTGAGTTCGACGGGCTCAACTCACAACGATTCGGCAAAGCGCCGGGCACCAGCGCGGGCAACCTGCGGCTGGCCGGTAGGGACCGTTACAGCCCGATCCCCGAAGAAGTCACCCAGGCCCTGATGCGAGCCGTTTCAGCGGAGCGCCTGCAATGCCTGTTTCTAACGGACTGCGACCATGGCATCGCCGCTCACCTGCGTACAGCTCCGGCAATTGCTGACCAGGTTGCCAACGCCGTGGAGGCATTCATCCTCGACGGCTCTTGA
- a CDS encoding TSUP family transporter: MIELDLTLVMTLALVALMAGFFDAIAGGGGLITLPVMFVAGIEPLAAIATNKFQAASATVSATCAFARKGMIDWRRSSPMAIMSFIGGATGALSVSYVPKSILQACIPFLLIAVAAYFAFSPKPNEQARKAKISTSLFCVAVAPIIGFYDGIFGPGVGSFFMLACVTLLGQHLIQAVCNSKLLNAACNLGALSVFTFSGAIIWPLALAMALAAFAGAQLGARCAVHFGPRLIKPLLVCVCCIMAFKLLFDSGNPLGEWLHNMFF; this comes from the coding sequence ATGATCGAACTCGACCTGACACTTGTCATGACACTCGCCCTGGTTGCACTGATGGCTGGGTTTTTCGATGCCATTGCCGGGGGCGGAGGCCTGATTACCCTTCCGGTAATGTTTGTTGCTGGCATTGAGCCCTTGGCGGCAATTGCCACCAATAAATTCCAGGCGGCGTCGGCTACCGTCTCCGCTACATGCGCCTTTGCCCGCAAAGGCATGATTGACTGGAGGCGCAGCAGTCCGATGGCAATCATGTCATTTATTGGCGGGGCCACAGGGGCCTTGTCGGTAAGTTATGTACCTAAGAGCATTCTCCAGGCCTGCATCCCGTTCCTGCTGATAGCGGTAGCCGCCTATTTCGCGTTCAGCCCAAAACCCAATGAACAAGCACGCAAGGCAAAGATATCGACTAGCCTCTTCTGCGTGGCAGTGGCTCCGATCATTGGTTTTTATGACGGAATTTTCGGCCCCGGGGTTGGCTCGTTCTTCATGCTGGCCTGCGTGACGCTGCTCGGTCAGCACCTGATACAAGCGGTGTGCAACAGCAAACTGTTGAACGCGGCCTGCAATCTGGGCGCCTTGTCAGTGTTCACATTCAGCGGAGCGATCATCTGGCCACTGGCGCTGGCAATGGCATTGGCCGCGTTCGCGGGCGCACAGTTGGGCGCACGCTGCGCAGTACACTTTGGCCCACGGCTGATCAAACCGCTTTTGGTCTGTGTGTGTTGCATCATGGCGTTCAAACTGCTGTTCGATAGCGGCAATCCACTGGGCGAATGGTTACACAACATGTTCTTCTAA